In one window of Primulina tabacum isolate GXHZ01 chromosome 8, ASM2559414v2, whole genome shotgun sequence DNA:
- the LOC142553762 gene encoding triacylglycerol lipase OBL1: MATTEENEDSSSGDFGFLILWPENGGVLDLLRFFVFDNHECGAKFIERREFGEEILGVDGSTDTVRDVGVVKPDHRWVIVVSIIVRKIIKVVGKPMEWAGYVVEFLLNLLSLNGNFMGLISKILQGSVVMPKRDSETFISAIGHIDGRIDLYNIEMLPDAERKTWITEIGNRALMDLCMMASKLAYENVKVVRNVVNLHWKMHFVDFYNCWNDYQKERSTQVFIMCDKPIDANLILISFRGTEPFDADDWITDFDYSWYEIPKLGKVHMGFLEALGLGDRVNPSTFHHQLKAKGISPTPLEEPDGAKKQLIPEMVEMTAYYAVRTKLKDLLKEHKNAQFVVTGHSLGGALAILFPAVLVLHEEMELMQRLLAVYTYGQPRVGNRQFGRYMESHLEHPGAKYFRVVYCNDLVPRLPYDNKTFLYKHFGICLYYNGLYEEQILTEEPNRNYFGILFLIPEYLNAAWELFRSFILGYMHGPEYRESWESFLLRVVGLGLPGLSDHSPLDYVNSVRLGRMRAA; encoded by the exons ATGGCCACTACAGAGGAAAATGAAGATAGCAGTTCTGGGGATTTCGGGTTCTTGATTTTATGGCCTGAAAATGGTGGGGTTTTGGACTTGCTGAGGTTCTTTGTATTTGATAACCACGAATGTGGCGCGAAGTTTATTGAAAGACGTGAGTTTGGTGAAGAGATTTTGGGTGTTGATGGTAGTACTGATACTGTTAGAGATGTTGGGGTTGTAAAACCCGATCACAGATGGGTTATTGTAGTGTCTATTATAGTGAGAAAGATCATTAAAGTTGTTGGGAAACCCATGGAATGGGCTGGTTATGTTGTGGAGTTTCTTCTGAACCTTTTGTCTCTCAATGGCAACTTTATGGGGTTAATAAGCAAAATTCTTCAAG GAAGTGTGGTAATGCCAAAAAGAGACTCAGAAACATTCATAAGTGCAATTGGACATATAGATGGACGTATAGACCTTTATAATATTGAGATGCTGCCCGATGCTGAGAGGAAAACTTGGATAACAGAGATTGGAAATAGAGCTTTAATGGATCTATGTATGATGGCTTCAAAACTAGCTTACGAGAATGTTAAGGTTGTTCGAAATGTCGTAAATCTTCATTGGAAG ATGCATTTTGTTGACTTCTACAACTGCTGGAACG ATTATCAGAAAGAGAGGTCCACCCAAGTTTTCATCATGTGTGATAAGCCAATAGATGCAAATCTTATACTCATCAGTTTCCGGGGTACAGAGCCATTTGATGCCGATGACTGGATCACCGATTTCGACTACTCTTGGTACGAGATACCCAAACTGGGAAAAGTTCATATGGGTTTTCTAGAGGCCTTAGGTTTGGGCGACAGAGTTAACCCCTCCACGTTTCACCACCAATTAAAAGCGAAAGGCATATCACCTACCCCTTTAGAAGAGCCTGATGGTGCTAAGAAGCAGCTAATACCAGAAATGGTAGAGATGACGGCATATTATGCTGTCAGAACTAAACTCAAGGACTTATTAAAAGAGCACAAGAATGCACAATTTGTGGTTACAGGGCATAGTTTGGGAGGGGCCTTAGCTATATTGTTCCCGGCCGTTCTTGTCCTACACGAGGAGATGGAGCTGATGCAGCGTCTGTTGGCTGTTTACACATACGGACAGCCAAGGGTGGGTAACAGACAGTTTGGACGGTATatggaatctcatctggaacaTCCTGGCGCCAAATACTTCAGGGTCGTATATTGCAACGATCTCGTTCCAAGATTGCCTTACGACAATAAAACCTTCTTGTACAAGCATTTTGGTATCTGCCTGTACTACAATGGCCTCTACGAAGAGCAA ATTCTTACCGAAGAACCGAACAGAAACTACTTCGGTATACTATTCCTAATTCCGGAGTATCTGAATGCTGCATGGGAGTTGTTTAGAAGTTTCATACTTGGTTACATGCATGGACCTGAGTATAGAGAGAGCTGGGAATCGTTTCTGCTGAGGGTAGTTGGACTAGGACTCCCTGGTCTCTCTGACCACAGCCCACTGGATTACGTGAACTCGGTACGCCTCGGAAGAATGCGAGCTGCCTGA